Proteins found in one Angustibacter sp. Root456 genomic segment:
- the hisG gene encoding ATP phosphoribosyltransferase has translation MLRIAVPNKGALSEAASDMLRESGYRQRSSSRELVLADPDNDAEFFFLRPRDIAVYIGSGTLDVGITGRDLLLDSGVDVEEVLPLGFGRSTFRFAGPPGVAKAVGDLAGLRVATSYAGLLERHLADHGVDATVVRLDGAVESAVGLGVADVVADVVETGSTLRAAGLEVFGEPILQSEAVLVRRAGADGNPSVGVLARRLQGVLTARRYVMMDYDVRVELVERACALTPGLESPTVSPLHDKGWVAVRAMVPRATTNRVMDELYELGARAILVTDIHACRL, from the coding sequence ATGCTCCGTATCGCCGTTCCCAACAAGGGCGCGTTGTCCGAGGCCGCCAGCGACATGCTGCGCGAGTCCGGCTACCGCCAGCGCTCCAGCAGCCGTGAGCTGGTGCTCGCCGACCCCGACAACGACGCCGAGTTCTTCTTCCTGCGACCGCGCGACATCGCCGTCTACATCGGCTCCGGCACGCTCGACGTCGGCATCACCGGACGTGACCTGCTGCTCGACTCCGGCGTCGACGTCGAGGAGGTGCTGCCGCTGGGGTTCGGGCGCTCGACCTTCCGCTTCGCCGGGCCGCCCGGGGTCGCCAAGGCCGTCGGCGACCTCGCCGGCCTGCGCGTCGCGACGTCGTACGCCGGTCTGCTCGAGCGGCACCTCGCCGACCACGGCGTCGACGCCACCGTCGTCCGCCTGGACGGCGCCGTGGAGTCGGCGGTCGGGCTCGGGGTGGCCGATGTCGTGGCCGACGTCGTCGAGACGGGGTCGACGCTGCGTGCGGCCGGACTCGAGGTGTTCGGCGAGCCGATCCTGCAGTCCGAGGCGGTGCTCGTCCGGCGGGCGGGGGCCGACGGCAACCCCTCCGTGGGCGTCCTCGCGCGGCGGTTGCAGGGAGTTCTCACCGCCCGTCGGTACGTGATGATGGACTACGACGTGCGCGTCGAGCTGGTCGAGCGGGCGTGCGCGCTCACCCCCGGGCTGGAGTCGCCGACGGTGTCGCCGTTGCACGACAAGGGCTGGGTCGCGGTGCGAGCGATGGTGCCGCGGGCCACCACCAACCGCGTCATGGACGAGCTGTACGAGCTCGGTGCGCGCGCCATCCTCGTGACCGACATCCACGCCTGCCGGTTGTGA
- the rpe gene encoding ribulose-phosphate 3-epimerase produces MAPQISPSILSADFAHLASELERIASADWAHVDVMDNHFVPNLTLGLPVVEALVKASPLPVDAHLMIDDPDRWGPGYAEAGAQSVTFHAEAARAPVRLARELRRLGARAGLALKPATPIEPFVDLLPEIDMVLVMTVEPGFGGQAFLDVCLPKVRRARQAIRDSGLDVWLQVDGGVTPETIERAADAGADVFVAGSSVYGAEDAAAQIETLRERAQRHSHDGPVRT; encoded by the coding sequence GTGGCCCCGCAGATCTCGCCCAGCATCCTGTCCGCCGACTTCGCCCACCTCGCGTCCGAGCTCGAGCGCATCGCGAGCGCCGACTGGGCGCACGTCGACGTCATGGACAACCACTTCGTGCCCAACCTCACGCTTGGCCTGCCAGTGGTCGAGGCGCTGGTGAAGGCCAGCCCCCTGCCGGTCGACGCGCACCTGATGATCGACGACCCCGATCGCTGGGGCCCCGGCTACGCCGAGGCCGGCGCGCAGAGCGTGACCTTCCACGCCGAGGCGGCTCGCGCACCCGTGCGCCTCGCCCGTGAGCTGCGCCGACTCGGCGCCCGCGCTGGGCTGGCGCTGAAGCCGGCCACGCCGATCGAGCCGTTCGTCGACCTGTTGCCCGAGATCGACATGGTGCTCGTGATGACCGTCGAGCCGGGGTTCGGCGGCCAGGCGTTCCTCGACGTCTGCCTGCCCAAGGTGCGCCGCGCCCGCCAGGCCATCCGCGACAGCGGGCTCGACGTGTGGCTGCAGGTCGACGGCGGCGTCACCCCCGAGACGATCGAGCGAGCCGCGGACGCCGGAGCCGACGTCTTCGTGGCCGGCTCGTCGGTGTACGGCGCTGAGGACGCCGCGGCCCAGATCGAGACGCTGCGCGAGCGTGCGCAGCGTCACAGCCACGACGGGCCCGTTCGCACCTGA
- the glpK gene encoding glycerol kinase GlpK — MAEYVGAVDQGTTSTRFMIFDHGGNEVARHQLEHTQVMPKPGWVEHNPVEIWERTSSVLQTVMNGQGLQASDLAALGITNQRETTVVWNKRTGRPYYNAIVWQDTRTDKIAAALDRDERGALIRERAGLPPATYFSGGKIQWILENVPGVREAAEKGDAIFGTTDSWVLWNLTGGVDGGVHVTDVTNASRTMLMNLETLQWDDDLLAIFGIPRQMLPEIRPSSDPSLYGTTLAHGPLGGEVALAAALGDQQAAMVGQVCLAAGEAKNTYGTGNFLLLNTGTELVRSQNGLLSTVCYQFGDQPAVYALEGSIAVTGSAVQWLRDQLGIIQGAGQSETLAREVPDNGGVYFVPAFSGLFAPYWRSDARGAIVGLSRFNTNAHIARATLEAICYQSRDVADAMEKDSGVRLEVLKVDGGVTANDLCMQIQADVLGVPVSRPVVAETTALGAAYAAGLAVGFWKDPEELRKNWNESKRWQPQWDEEQRETGYQGWTKAVQRTLGWVEV, encoded by the coding sequence ATGGCTGAGTACGTCGGCGCCGTCGACCAGGGCACCACCAGCACCCGCTTCATGATCTTCGACCACGGCGGCAACGAGGTCGCGCGCCACCAGCTCGAGCACACCCAGGTGATGCCGAAGCCGGGTTGGGTCGAGCACAACCCGGTCGAGATCTGGGAGCGCACCAGCTCGGTGCTGCAGACCGTCATGAACGGCCAGGGCCTGCAGGCGAGCGATCTCGCGGCCCTCGGCATCACCAACCAGCGCGAGACCACGGTGGTGTGGAACAAGCGCACCGGCCGTCCGTACTACAACGCCATCGTCTGGCAGGACACCCGCACCGACAAGATCGCGGCGGCCCTCGACCGTGACGAGCGTGGGGCGCTCATCCGCGAGCGCGCCGGTCTGCCTCCGGCGACGTACTTCTCGGGCGGCAAGATCCAGTGGATCCTCGAGAACGTGCCCGGCGTGCGCGAGGCCGCCGAGAAGGGCGACGCGATCTTCGGCACCACCGACTCGTGGGTGCTGTGGAACCTCACCGGTGGGGTCGACGGCGGCGTGCACGTCACGGACGTCACGAACGCCAGCCGCACGATGCTCATGAACCTCGAGACCCTGCAGTGGGACGACGACCTGCTGGCGATCTTCGGCATCCCGCGCCAGATGCTGCCCGAGATCAGGCCGTCGTCCGACCCCTCGCTGTACGGCACGACCCTGGCGCACGGCCCGCTGGGTGGCGAGGTGGCGCTGGCGGCCGCACTCGGTGACCAGCAGGCCGCCATGGTCGGCCAGGTCTGCCTGGCAGCCGGCGAGGCCAAGAACACCTACGGCACGGGCAACTTCCTGCTGCTCAACACGGGCACCGAGCTCGTGCGCTCGCAGAACGGCCTGCTGTCGACGGTCTGCTACCAGTTCGGCGACCAGCCCGCGGTGTACGCGCTCGAGGGCTCGATCGCGGTCACGGGCTCGGCGGTGCAGTGGCTGCGCGACCAGCTCGGGATCATCCAGGGCGCCGGCCAGAGCGAGACCCTCGCGCGTGAGGTGCCCGACAACGGCGGCGTGTACTTCGTGCCGGCGTTCTCCGGGCTCTTCGCGCCGTACTGGCGCTCGGACGCGCGCGGCGCCATCGTCGGCCTCTCGCGGTTCAACACCAACGCCCACATCGCGCGCGCCACGCTGGAGGCGATCTGCTACCAGAGCCGCGACGTCGCCGACGCGATGGAGAAGGACTCCGGCGTGCGTCTGGAGGTGCTCAAGGTCGACGGTGGCGTGACCGCCAACGACCTGTGCATGCAGATCCAGGCCGACGTGCTCGGCGTGCCCGTGAGCCGCCCGGTCGTGGCCGAGACCACGGCCCTGGGTGCGGCGTACGCGGCCGGCCTGGCCGTCGGCTTCTGGAAGGACCCGGAGGAGCTGCGCAAGAACTGGAACGAGAGCAAGCGCTGGCAGCCGCAGTGGGACGAGGAGCAGCGCGAGACCGGCTACCAGGGCTGGACGAAGGCCGTGCAGCGCACGCTCGGCTGGGTGGAGGTGTGA
- the pnuC gene encoding nicotinamide riboside transporter PnuC: MSLLKWLFESQLTIGSQHILWREVIGNLFGLASAVLGMRRKVWAWPVGIIGNAMLFTVFLGIAFTTPQGQTLYGQAGRQVFFIITSVYGWWKWSATRRAGGAGAPAVQPRWATTTERTTYVVAGLAAVVVAAFVFHALGAGFPAPWWFFVADAWIFVGSIVATYAMARGWVDFWLAWIAVDVVGVPLLLHSHFYPSAVLYAVYAGFVVWGFVVWRRVARDEAPALGIADPAAELSA, from the coding sequence GTGAGCCTGCTCAAGTGGCTGTTCGAGTCCCAGCTGACCATCGGCAGCCAGCACATCCTGTGGCGCGAGGTCATCGGCAACCTGTTCGGCCTGGCGTCGGCGGTGCTCGGCATGCGCCGCAAGGTGTGGGCCTGGCCGGTCGGCATCATCGGGAACGCGATGCTGTTCACGGTGTTCCTGGGTATCGCCTTCACCACACCGCAGGGGCAGACGCTGTACGGCCAGGCCGGGCGGCAGGTGTTCTTCATCATCACGAGCGTGTACGGCTGGTGGAAGTGGTCGGCGACCCGCCGCGCCGGGGGCGCGGGCGCGCCCGCGGTGCAGCCGCGGTGGGCGACCACCACGGAGCGGACGACGTACGTGGTGGCCGGGCTGGCCGCCGTCGTCGTCGCAGCCTTCGTGTTCCACGCGCTCGGCGCCGGCTTCCCGGCGCCGTGGTGGTTCTTCGTGGCCGACGCCTGGATCTTCGTCGGCTCCATCGTGGCCACCTACGCGATGGCCCGCGGCTGGGTGGACTTCTGGCTCGCCTGGATCGCCGTCGACGTGGTCGGCGTGCCGCTGCTGCTGCACTCGCACTTCTACCCGTCGGCCGTGCTGTACGCCGTGTACGCCGGCTTCGTCGTCTGGGGCTTCGTGGTGTGGCGCCGAGTCGCCCGCGACGAGGCGCCTGCCCTCGGGATCGCCGATCCGGCCGCGGAGTTGTCCGCGTGA
- the ribH gene encoding 6,7-dimethyl-8-ribityllumazine synthase — translation MSGAGSPRIAVDPTGARELRVAVVAAQWHERVMDGLVDGALRALAEAGVVDPLVVRVPGSFELPVAAARLARAGYDAVVALGVVVRGGTPHFDFVCQAATSGLTDVAVSTGVPVGFGVLTCDDDAQALDRAGLPGSREDKGHEAATAAVATALTLRTLAVPRPGDAR, via the coding sequence ATGAGCGGCGCGGGCTCGCCCCGGATCGCCGTCGACCCCACGGGCGCCCGCGAGCTGCGCGTCGCCGTCGTGGCAGCGCAGTGGCACGAGCGCGTCATGGACGGTCTGGTCGACGGCGCCCTGCGGGCGCTGGCCGAGGCGGGCGTGGTCGACCCCCTCGTCGTGCGCGTCCCCGGGTCGTTCGAGCTGCCCGTGGCGGCCGCGCGTCTCGCGCGAGCCGGCTACGACGCGGTGGTGGCGCTGGGCGTCGTGGTGCGGGGCGGCACCCCGCACTTCGACTTCGTGTGCCAGGCCGCGACGTCCGGGCTGACGGACGTCGCCGTGAGCACCGGCGTCCCCGTGGGTTTCGGGGTGCTCACCTGCGACGACGACGCGCAGGCCCTCGACCGCGCCGGACTACCCGGGTCGCGCGAGGACAAGGGCCACGAGGCGGCGACCGCGGCGGTGGCCACGGCGCTCACCCTGCGGACGCTCGCGGTGCCCCGGCCCGGCGACGCGCGCTGA
- a CDS encoding glycerol-3-phosphate dehydrogenase/oxidase has product MPDTVRLDPQARGRALDAMAAEELDVLVIGGGVVGCGAALDAATRGLRVGLVEARDYAAGTSSRSSKLIHGGLRYLEQLNFGLVREALRERSLILNRLAPHLARAVPFIYPLQHRFWERPYVGSGVLLYDTMGGRHGVPGHRHLTRKQALREFPSLRKDALVGAVKYYDGQVDDARHTMMIARTAAAYGALCATSARVTGFVSEGDRVVGAEVQDLESGRTVTVRARETINAAGVWTDEIQEMVGGHGQFNVRASKGVHVLVPRDRIHAGTGIISRTEKSVLFIIPWDTHWIIGTTDTDWALDLAHPAASRSDIDYLLDHANRLLATPLTHDDVVGVYAGLRPLLAGESDSTSQLSREHAVVSPVPGLTMVAGGKYTTYRVMAQDAVDAAVTGLPGKVAASCTDQVPLVGAEGFAVAWNRRETTAAECGVHVAWVEHLLRRYGTLTDEVLDLVRQDPELGRPIEGAPTYLRAEAVYAAAAEGALHLDDVLTRRTRISIETPDRGEASAPYVAQLVAPVLGWDDATVRSEIEHYLARVEAELQSQKEPDDQTADAARLGAPDVRGLGRSGRPAA; this is encoded by the coding sequence ATGCCGGACACCGTGCGGCTCGACCCGCAGGCCCGCGGGCGGGCGCTGGACGCCATGGCTGCTGAGGAGCTCGACGTCCTCGTGATCGGCGGGGGAGTGGTCGGTTGCGGCGCTGCGTTGGACGCCGCGACTCGCGGGCTGCGGGTGGGGCTGGTCGAGGCGCGCGACTACGCGGCCGGCACGTCCAGCAGGTCGAGCAAGCTGATCCACGGCGGACTGCGCTACCTCGAGCAGCTCAACTTCGGTCTGGTGCGCGAGGCGCTGCGCGAGCGCTCGCTCATCCTCAACCGCCTGGCACCGCACCTGGCGCGGGCCGTGCCGTTCATCTACCCGCTGCAGCACCGGTTCTGGGAGCGCCCGTACGTCGGCAGCGGCGTCCTGCTCTACGACACCATGGGTGGGCGGCACGGCGTGCCGGGCCACCGGCACCTGACTCGCAAGCAGGCCCTGCGGGAGTTCCCGTCGCTGCGCAAGGACGCGTTGGTCGGCGCGGTGAAGTACTACGACGGGCAGGTCGACGACGCGCGCCACACGATGATGATCGCCCGCACCGCGGCGGCCTACGGGGCGCTGTGCGCGACGAGCGCGCGGGTCACCGGCTTCGTGTCGGAGGGTGACCGCGTCGTCGGCGCCGAGGTGCAGGACCTCGAGAGCGGGCGCACCGTCACGGTGCGGGCTCGCGAGACCATCAACGCCGCAGGGGTCTGGACCGACGAGATCCAGGAGATGGTCGGCGGGCACGGCCAGTTCAACGTGCGCGCCTCCAAAGGCGTGCACGTGCTCGTGCCGCGCGACCGCATCCACGCCGGCACCGGCATCATCAGCCGCACCGAGAAGAGCGTGCTGTTCATCATCCCGTGGGACACCCACTGGATCATCGGCACGACCGACACCGACTGGGCGCTCGACCTGGCGCACCCGGCCGCCAGCCGCAGCGACATCGACTACCTGCTCGACCACGCCAACCGGCTGCTGGCCACGCCGTTGACGCACGACGACGTGGTCGGGGTGTACGCCGGGCTGCGACCGCTGCTCGCGGGGGAGTCCGACTCGACGTCGCAGCTCTCGCGCGAGCACGCGGTCGTCAGCCCGGTGCCGGGCCTGACCATGGTGGCGGGCGGCAAGTACACGACGTACCGCGTGATGGCCCAGGACGCCGTCGACGCGGCGGTCACGGGGCTGCCGGGCAAGGTGGCGGCCTCCTGCACCGACCAGGTGCCGCTCGTGGGCGCAGAGGGTTTCGCGGTCGCGTGGAACCGCCGCGAGACCACCGCGGCCGAGTGCGGTGTCCACGTCGCGTGGGTGGAGCACCTGCTGCGCAGGTACGGCACCCTCACCGACGAGGTGCTCGACCTCGTGCGGCAGGACCCTGAGCTCGGCCGCCCCATCGAGGGTGCCCCGACGTACCTGCGGGCCGAGGCCGTCTACGCCGCGGCGGCGGAGGGGGCACTGCACCTGGACGACGTCCTGACCCGCCGCACGCGCATCTCGATCGAGACGCCCGACCGCGGTGAGGCGAGTGCGCCCTACGTCGCACAGCTCGTGGCGCCGGTGCTCGGCTGGGACGACGCCACCGTGCGCAGCGAGATCGAGCACTACCTCGCCCGGGTCGAGGCGGAGCTGCAGTCGCAGAAGGAGCCGGACGACCAGACCGCGGACGCCGCCCGGCTGGGCGCACCGGACGTGCGCGGGCTCGGGAGGTCTGGCCGGCCCGCGGCCTGA
- a CDS encoding phosphoribosyl-ATP diphosphatase, with the protein MKTFDALFAELADKAATRPEGSGTVAELDAGVHAIGKKVVEEAAEVWMAAEHEGAERTAEEISQLLYHLQVLMLARGLSLQDVYAHL; encoded by the coding sequence GTGAAGACCTTCGACGCGCTGTTCGCCGAGCTGGCCGACAAGGCGGCCACCCGTCCGGAGGGCTCGGGCACCGTCGCCGAGCTCGACGCCGGGGTCCACGCCATCGGCAAGAAGGTCGTCGAAGAGGCCGCCGAGGTGTGGATGGCGGCCGAGCACGAGGGCGCCGAGCGCACCGCCGAGGAGATCAGCCAGCTGCTGTACCACCTGCAGGTGCTGATGCTCGCGCGCGGGCTGAGCCTGCAGGACGTCTACGCGCATCTGTGA
- the ribD gene encoding bifunctional diaminohydroxyphosphoribosylaminopyrimidine deaminase/5-amino-6-(5-phosphoribosylamino)uracil reductase RibD: MEIGAASTSEAAMARALDLARRGPVGVNPRVGCVVLSTDGRVVGEGWHEGAGTPHAEVAALAEAGSAARGGTAVVTLEPCGHTGRTGPCTAALITAGVERVVFARPDRTADAGGGAERLRAAGIEAALIDDVGLWAAADALVADWQHAVDLGRPVVTWKVATTIDGRSAAADGTSAWITGPEARRDVHALRGDADTVLVGTGTAWVDDPRLSVRDEGGEEVERQPLRAVMGLRGLRPGSALERAGATELRTHDPREALQRLWDLDRRHVWLEGGPTLAAAFWRAKLVDRLVVYVGAALLGSGRPAVEDLEISTMADIARLRLDDVTRFGADVRLTYTPIERTP; encoded by the coding sequence GTGGAGATCGGCGCAGCGAGCACGTCCGAGGCCGCGATGGCCCGCGCGCTCGACCTCGCCAGGCGTGGGCCGGTCGGGGTGAACCCCCGCGTGGGTTGCGTGGTGCTGAGCACCGACGGACGCGTCGTCGGCGAGGGCTGGCACGAGGGTGCGGGCACGCCCCACGCCGAGGTGGCGGCGCTCGCCGAGGCCGGGTCGGCTGCGCGCGGCGGCACCGCGGTCGTGACGCTCGAGCCCTGCGGCCACACCGGCCGCACGGGCCCGTGCACCGCCGCTCTGATCACGGCTGGCGTCGAGCGGGTGGTGTTCGCCCGCCCCGACCGCACGGCGGACGCCGGTGGTGGTGCTGAGCGGCTGCGCGCCGCGGGCATCGAGGCGGCGCTGATCGACGACGTCGGGCTGTGGGCCGCCGCTGACGCGCTCGTCGCCGACTGGCAGCACGCGGTCGACCTCGGTCGGCCGGTGGTCACCTGGAAGGTCGCGACCACGATCGACGGCCGCAGTGCCGCGGCCGACGGCACGAGCGCGTGGATCACCGGCCCCGAGGCCCGGCGCGACGTGCACGCCCTGCGGGGCGACGCCGACACGGTGCTCGTCGGCACCGGCACGGCCTGGGTCGACGACCCCCGGCTTAGCGTGCGCGACGAGGGGGGCGAGGAGGTCGAGCGCCAACCGTTGCGCGCTGTGATGGGGCTGCGCGGTCTGCGCCCGGGCAGCGCGCTCGAGCGGGCCGGCGCCACCGAGCTGCGCACGCACGACCCCCGCGAGGCGCTGCAGCGGCTGTGGGACCTCGACCGCCGGCACGTCTGGCTCGAGGGCGGCCCCACGCTCGCCGCCGCCTTCTGGCGCGCCAAGCTCGTCGACCGCCTTGTCGTCTACGTCGGGGCCGCCCTGCTCGGCAGCGGACGTCCGGCCGTCGAAGACCTCGAGATCAGCACCATGGCCGACATCGCGCGACTGCGGCTCGACGACGTCACCCGTTTCGGGGCCGACGTCCGGCTCACCTACACGCCGATCGAGAGGACGCCCTGA
- a CDS encoding MIP/aquaporin family protein produces MTSLGRRTLVGELVAEFVGTAVLILFGVGVVAQVVTGKGALGDHDSIAWAWGLGVVFGVYTAGRISGAHLNPAVSVALAAFRDFEWRKVVPYSIAQTAGAFVAALIVRFTYADAIATVDPKHTIATQGIFSTLPGNGSLDISIGTAVLDQVVGTAILLFLILAVTDVRNSAPVAWMAPFIVGLIVVAIGMAWGTNAGYAINPARDFGPRLASFITGYGTAFRDQGGGLYFWVPIVAPVVGGLIGAGAYVHLVERFLPAADEPTEVGEMPTTDLRDDVAATASAR; encoded by the coding sequence ATGACATCACTCGGTAGGCGAACGCTCGTCGGAGAGCTGGTCGCGGAGTTCGTGGGGACGGCCGTCCTCATCCTCTTCGGCGTCGGCGTCGTGGCTCAGGTCGTGACCGGCAAGGGCGCGCTCGGCGACCACGACTCGATCGCCTGGGCCTGGGGGCTCGGCGTGGTCTTCGGTGTCTACACCGCAGGGCGCATCAGCGGTGCCCACCTGAACCCCGCAGTGTCGGTGGCGCTCGCGGCCTTCCGCGACTTCGAGTGGCGCAAGGTGGTGCCGTACTCGATCGCGCAGACCGCCGGGGCGTTCGTCGCGGCGCTCATCGTGCGCTTCACCTACGCGGACGCCATCGCGACGGTCGACCCCAAGCACACGATCGCCACGCAGGGCATCTTCTCGACGCTGCCTGGCAACGGGTCCCTCGACATCAGCATCGGCACTGCCGTGCTCGACCAGGTGGTCGGCACCGCGATCCTGCTGTTCCTCATCCTCGCCGTCACCGACGTCCGCAACAGCGCGCCGGTGGCCTGGATGGCGCCGTTCATCGTCGGCCTCATCGTCGTCGCGATCGGCATGGCCTGGGGCACCAACGCCGGCTACGCGATCAACCCGGCGCGCGACTTCGGCCCCCGCCTGGCGTCGTTCATCACCGGGTACGGCACCGCGTTCCGCGACCAGGGCGGCGGCCTGTACTTCTGGGTGCCGATCGTCGCGCCGGTCGTCGGCGGCCTGATCGGTGCCGGCGCCTACGTGCACCTCGTCGAGCGCTTCCTGCCGGCGGCAGACGAGCCGACCGAGGTCGGCGAGATGCCCACTACCGACCTGCGCGACGACGTCGCCGCCACCGCGTCCGCGCGCTGA
- a CDS encoding bifunctional 3,4-dihydroxy-2-butanone-4-phosphate synthase/GTP cyclohydrolase II, with the protein MASVPEALAQLRVGRPVLVVDDEHRENEGDVVLAAEHATPEWVGWTVRHTSGLLCAPMPAETADRLRLPAMVTDNEDPRGTAYTLTVDARDGVTTGISAADRARTLRLLASATTTADELVRPGHVLPLRARPGGVLERAGHTEASVDLCRLAGLMPVAVIAELVHDDGSMMRLPDVLALGAAHDLVTVSIADLALWRLTHDDAVPSAPAQVAAPRVQHVASTTLPTRHGTFVARGYRDLLTGAEHVALVSGDLTGPDAVVRLHSECLTGDVLGSLRCDCGAQLDAALEQVARRGGAVVYLRGHEGRGVGLLAKLSAYALQDLGRDTVDANLELGLPADAREYGAAAAILADLGVSQVRLLTNNPAKVEGLAAHGVAVVGRTPLRAGESVFNARYLATKRDRMGHDLGPQRGQDGSPSSTAAQRRPA; encoded by the coding sequence CTGGCGAGCGTGCCGGAGGCGCTGGCGCAGCTGCGCGTCGGACGTCCGGTGCTCGTCGTCGACGACGAGCACCGCGAGAACGAAGGCGACGTCGTGCTGGCGGCGGAGCACGCCACCCCGGAGTGGGTCGGCTGGACCGTGCGGCACACGTCGGGGCTGCTCTGCGCCCCGATGCCCGCCGAGACCGCCGACCGCTTGCGCCTGCCCGCGATGGTGACCGACAACGAGGACCCCCGCGGCACCGCGTACACCCTCACCGTCGACGCGCGCGACGGCGTCACCACCGGCATCAGCGCCGCCGACCGGGCACGAACCCTGCGGCTGCTGGCGTCGGCGACGACGACCGCCGACGAGCTCGTGCGTCCCGGCCACGTGCTCCCGCTGCGGGCACGACCGGGTGGTGTGCTCGAGCGGGCGGGTCACACCGAGGCCTCGGTAGACCTGTGCCGCCTCGCGGGTCTCATGCCGGTCGCCGTGATCGCCGAGCTCGTGCACGACGACGGCAGCATGATGCGGCTGCCGGACGTGCTCGCCCTCGGTGCCGCGCACGACCTGGTCACCGTGAGCATCGCCGACCTGGCGCTGTGGCGGCTCACCCACGACGACGCGGTGCCGAGCGCGCCCGCTCAGGTCGCGGCGCCGCGGGTGCAGCACGTGGCCAGCACCACGCTGCCGACTCGGCACGGCACCTTCGTCGCGCGCGGCTACCGCGACCTGCTCACCGGCGCCGAGCACGTGGCGCTGGTGAGCGGCGACCTCACCGGGCCGGACGCCGTCGTGCGGCTGCACTCCGAGTGCCTCACCGGCGACGTCCTCGGCTCGCTGCGTTGCGACTGCGGGGCCCAGCTCGACGCCGCCCTCGAGCAGGTCGCCCGCCGTGGGGGAGCGGTGGTGTACCTGCGCGGCCACGAGGGACGCGGTGTCGGCCTGCTCGCCAAGCTGTCGGCGTACGCGCTGCAGGACCTCGGCCGCGACACCGTCGACGCCAACCTCGAGCTCGGCCTGCCCGCCGACGCCCGTGAGTACGGCGCCGCCGCGGCCATCCTGGCCGATCTCGGCGTGAGCCAGGTGCGGCTGCTCACCAACAACCCGGCCAAGGTGGAGGGGCTCGCGGCGCACGGCGTCGCGGTCGTCGGCCGCACGCCGCTGCGCGCCGGCGAGTCGGTGTTCAACGCCCGCTACCTCGCCACCAAGCGCGACCGCATGGGGCACGACCTCGGCCCGCAACGGGGTCAGGACGGCTCGCCGTCGTCGACCGCCGCGCAGCGCAGGCCGGCATGA
- a CDS encoding riboflavin synthase yields MFTGIVEELGSVVAIEHGEQSARLVLRGPLVASDATHGASIAVNGVCLTVVDHDPTTFSVDVMLETLRRSALGQLAPGDPVNLERAVRSDGRFAGHVVQGHVDGVGEVVRREPGDRWEVVTVRLPPELAAYVVEKGSIAVDGVSLTVSALDGAAGTFSVSLIPTTLALTTLGRRAVGEVVNLEVDVLAKYVERLLAARTDTLRKVEAP; encoded by the coding sequence ATGTTCACTGGCATCGTCGAGGAGCTCGGCAGCGTCGTCGCGATCGAGCACGGCGAGCAGTCGGCGCGGCTGGTGCTGCGCGGCCCGCTCGTGGCGTCCGACGCCACCCACGGCGCCTCCATCGCCGTCAACGGCGTGTGCCTCACGGTGGTCGACCACGACCCGACCACGTTCTCGGTCGACGTCATGCTGGAGACCTTGCGCCGCAGTGCCTTGGGGCAGCTCGCGCCCGGCGACCCCGTCAACCTCGAGCGCGCCGTGCGCAGCGACGGGCGCTTCGCCGGTCACGTCGTGCAGGGGCACGTCGACGGGGTCGGCGAGGTGGTGCGCCGCGAGCCCGGTGACCGCTGGGAGGTCGTCACCGTGCGGCTGCCCCCCGAGCTCGCGGCCTACGTCGTCGAGAAGGGCTCGATCGCCGTCGACGGGGTCTCGCTCACCGTCAGCGCCCTGGACGGCGCCGCCGGCACCTTCAGCGTCTCGCTCATCCCCACGACCCTCGCGCTGACCACTCTCGGTCGGCGCGCCGTCGGCGAGGTGGTCAACCTCGAGGTCGACGTCCTCGCCAAGTACGTCGAGCGGCTCCTCGCCGCTCGCACCGACACCCTCCGGAAGGTAGAAGCACCGTGA